A DNA window from Enterobacter asburiae contains the following coding sequences:
- a CDS encoding YfcC family protein, whose amino-acid sequence MGKFKFPSAYTILFFLIAVVAALSWVVPAGQYQMAMNETLGKEVPIAGTYAHVAAHPQGLVSVLMAPIAGLYDPVSGQAGAIDVALFILIIGGFLGIVTKTGAIDAGIERVTTRLRGREEWMIPILMALFAAGGTIYGMAEESLPFYTLLVPVMLAARFDPVVAASTVLLGAGIGTLGSTINPFATVIAANAAGIPFTNGIALRVALLVIGWVICVAWVMRYARKVRQDPSLSIVADKQEENRAHFLGDKGEQSLEFTPVRKIILVIFALAFAVMIYGVAVLGWWMAEISAVFLASAIIVGLIARMSEEELTSTFINGARDLLGVALIIGIARGIVVIMDKGMITHTILHSAEGLVSGLSTVAFINVMYWLEVVLSFLVPSSSGLAVLTMPIMAPLADFANVNRDLVVTAYQSASGIVNLVTPTSAVVMGGLAIARVPYVRYLKWVAPLLGILTVVIMVALSLGALL is encoded by the coding sequence ATGGGCAAGTTTAAGTTTCCCTCCGCTTACACCATTCTCTTTTTCCTGATTGCCGTTGTGGCGGCGCTGAGCTGGGTCGTCCCCGCCGGTCAGTACCAGATGGCGATGAACGAAACCCTCGGTAAAGAAGTCCCGATTGCCGGAACGTACGCGCACGTGGCGGCACATCCGCAGGGGCTGGTTTCCGTCCTGATGGCGCCCATCGCCGGGCTGTACGATCCGGTCTCCGGCCAGGCCGGGGCGATCGACGTCGCGCTGTTTATCCTGATCATCGGCGGTTTTCTCGGGATCGTCACCAAAACCGGGGCGATTGACGCCGGGATCGAGCGCGTCACCACCCGGCTGCGCGGCCGCGAGGAGTGGATGATCCCGATCCTGATGGCGCTGTTTGCCGCAGGTGGCACGATTTACGGCATGGCCGAAGAGTCGCTGCCGTTCTACACCCTGCTGGTACCGGTGATGCTGGCCGCCCGGTTCGATCCGGTTGTCGCCGCCTCTACCGTGCTGCTCGGGGCGGGGATCGGCACGCTCGGCTCTACCATTAACCCGTTTGCCACGGTGATCGCCGCCAACGCCGCCGGGATCCCCTTCACTAACGGCATTGCCCTGCGCGTGGCGCTGCTGGTCATCGGCTGGGTCATCTGCGTGGCGTGGGTGATGCGTTACGCCCGTAAGGTGCGCCAGGATCCGTCGCTGTCGATCGTCGCAGACAAACAGGAAGAGAACCGCGCCCATTTCCTCGGCGACAAGGGCGAACAGTCGCTGGAATTCACCCCGGTGCGCAAAATCATCCTGGTGATTTTCGCCCTCGCCTTCGCGGTGATGATCTACGGCGTGGCGGTGCTGGGCTGGTGGATGGCGGAGATCTCAGCGGTGTTTCTCGCCAGCGCGATTATCGTCGGCCTGATTGCCCGCATGAGCGAAGAGGAGCTGACGTCGACGTTTATCAACGGCGCGCGAGATTTGCTGGGCGTCGCGCTGATTATCGGCATCGCGCGCGGTATCGTAGTCATCATGGATAAGGGCATGATTACCCACACCATTTTGCACAGCGCGGAAGGGCTGGTCAGCGGGTTGTCCACGGTAGCGTTTATCAACGTGATGTACTGGCTGGAGGTCGTGCTGTCGTTTCTTGTGCCTTCTTCATCCGGCCTGGCCGTTCTGACGATGCCGATCATGGCGCCGCTTGCCGATTTCGCTAACGTCAACCGCGACCTGGTGGTGACGGCTTACCAGTCGGCCTCCGGCATCGTTAACCTCGTCACGCCCACTTCTGCCGTCGTGATGGGCGGGCTGGCTATCGCCCGCGTGCCCTACGTGCGCTATCTGAAATGGGTGGCGCCGCTGCTGGGCATTTTAACGGTGGTGATTATGGTGGCGTTAAGTCTGGGTGCCTTGTTGTGA
- the pyrI gene encoding aspartate carbamoyltransferase regulatory subunit, producing the protein MTHDNKLQVEAIKRGTVIDHIPAQVGFKLLTLFKLTETDQRITIGLNLPSGEMGRKDLIKIENTFLTDEQVNQLSLYAPDATVNRIDEYEVVGKSRPSLPDRIESVLVCPNSNCISHAEPVSSSFAVKKRADDIALKCKYCEKEFSHYVVLAN; encoded by the coding sequence ATGACACACGATAACAAACTCCAGGTTGAAGCCATCAAGCGCGGCACCGTGATTGACCACATCCCTGCGCAGGTGGGCTTTAAGCTGCTGACGCTGTTCAAACTGACCGAAACCGACCAGCGCATCACCATCGGCCTGAACCTGCCGTCGGGCGAGATGGGCCGCAAAGACCTGATTAAAATCGAGAACACCTTCCTGACCGACGAGCAGGTCAACCAGCTGTCGCTGTACGCGCCGGACGCCACCGTCAACCGCATCGACGAGTATGAAGTGGTCGGCAAATCCCGTCCGAGCCTGCCGGATCGCATTGAAAGCGTGCTGGTCTGCCCGAACAGCAACTGCATCAGTCATGCTGAGCCGGTTTCTTCCAGCTTTGCAGTGAAAAAACGCGCCGATGACATCGCGCTCAAATGCAAATACTGCGAAAAAGAGTTTTCTCATTATGTGGTGCTGGCCAACTAA
- the argF gene encoding ornithine carbamoyltransferase yields the protein MTINLKNRNFLKLLDYTPAEIQYLIDLAIELKAAKKAGREKQTLVGKNIALIFEKTSTRTRCAFEVGAFDQGAQVTYLGPSGSQIGHKESMKDTARVLGRMYDGIEYRGYGQAIVEELGEYAGVPVWNGLTDEFHPTQILADLMTMLEHAPGKTLPELSFAYLGDARNNMGNSLMVGAAKMGMDIRLVAPKSFWPEAGLVEQCRAIAKETGARITLTDDVEEGVQGTDFLYTDVWVSMGEPKEAWAERVSLMKPYQINADVMKATGNPNVKFMHCLPAFHNEHTKVGREIEMAYGLKGLEVTEEVFESPNSIVFDEAENRMHTIKAVMVATLGD from the coding sequence ATGACCATCAATCTGAAAAACCGCAACTTCCTGAAACTGCTGGACTACACCCCGGCGGAGATCCAGTACCTGATCGACCTCGCCATCGAGCTGAAGGCCGCCAAAAAAGCCGGACGTGAAAAGCAAACCCTGGTCGGGAAAAACATCGCCCTGATTTTTGAAAAAACCTCCACCCGCACCCGCTGCGCATTCGAAGTGGGCGCGTTCGACCAGGGCGCGCAGGTGACCTATCTCGGCCCAAGCGGCTCGCAGATCGGCCATAAAGAGTCGATGAAAGACACCGCCCGCGTGCTGGGCCGCATGTATGACGGCATCGAATACCGCGGCTACGGCCAGGCCATCGTCGAAGAGCTGGGCGAATACGCGGGCGTGCCGGTGTGGAACGGCCTGACCGACGAGTTCCACCCAACGCAGATCCTCGCCGACCTGATGACCATGCTGGAGCACGCGCCGGGCAAAACCCTGCCGGAGCTGAGCTTTGCCTACCTGGGCGACGCGCGCAACAACATGGGCAACTCGCTGATGGTCGGCGCGGCCAAGATGGGGATGGATATCCGCCTCGTCGCGCCGAAATCCTTCTGGCCGGAAGCCGGGCTGGTTGAGCAGTGCCGCGCCATCGCGAAAGAGACGGGCGCGCGCATCACCCTCACCGACGACGTGGAAGAAGGTGTGCAGGGGACCGATTTCCTCTACACCGACGTGTGGGTCTCCATGGGCGAGCCGAAGGAAGCCTGGGCCGAGCGCGTCAGCCTGATGAAGCCGTATCAAATCAACGCGGACGTGATGAAGGCCACCGGCAACCCGAACGTCAAGTTTATGCACTGCCTGCCGGCGTTCCACAACGAGCACACCAAAGTGGGCCGCGAGATCGAGATGGCCTACGGCCTGAAGGGGCTGGAGGTGACGGAAGAGGTCTTCGAATCACCGAACTCCATCGTCTTCGACGAAGCAGAGAACCGCATGCACACCATTAAAGCGGTCATGGTGGCGACACTCGGCGACTAA
- a CDS encoding arginine repressor encodes MMDYEEYSPKEQLQLTVCQRLIAEKSYLSQEEIRRDLQERGFETISQSTVSRLLKLLGVIKIRNAKGLKIYSLNPQLRPAPDAARTVSEMVVSVEHNSEFILVHTVAGYGRAVARILDYHQLPEILGVVAGSSIVWVAPRVVKRTALVHKQINYLLRTH; translated from the coding sequence ATGATGGATTACGAAGAGTACTCTCCCAAAGAGCAACTACAGCTGACGGTCTGCCAGCGCCTGATCGCAGAAAAAAGCTATCTCTCTCAGGAGGAGATCCGCCGGGATTTGCAGGAGCGTGGTTTTGAGACCATCAGCCAGTCCACCGTTTCACGTCTGCTTAAATTGCTCGGCGTCATAAAAATTCGAAATGCCAAAGGGCTAAAGATTTATTCGCTGAATCCCCAGCTGCGCCCTGCCCCCGACGCCGCGCGTACCGTGTCCGAAATGGTGGTCAGCGTCGAGCACAATAGCGAGTTTATCCTTGTTCATACCGTCGCCGGATATGGCCGCGCGGTGGCGCGTATTCTGGATTATCACCAGCTGCCGGAAATTTTAGGCGTGGTGGCCGGCAGCAGTATCGTCTGGGTCGCTCCCCGGGTCGTGAAGCGCACCGCCCTGGTGCATAAGCAAATTAATTATTTACTCAGAACGCATTAA
- the arcC gene encoding carbamate kinase has protein sequence MERKPTLVVALGGNALLKRGEPLEAEIQRQNIEQAARTIAGLTEQWRVVLVHGNGPQVGLLALQNSAYDKVTPYPLDVLGAESQGMIGYMLQQALKNNLPQREVSVLLTQVEVDAADPAFSNPTKYIGPVYSEAQAKSLAAEKGWVFKADGSYVRRVVPSPQPKRIVESDAITALIQRDHLVICNGGGGVPVVENANGYRGIEAVIDKDLSAALLARQIEADALLILTDADAVYLDWGKPTQRPLAQVTPELLRGMQFDAGSMGPKVAACREFVEACNGIAGIGALADGAEILAGEKGTLIRN, from the coding sequence ATGGAACGAAAACCCACTCTGGTTGTGGCCCTCGGCGGCAACGCGCTGCTCAAGCGCGGCGAGCCGCTGGAAGCCGAAATCCAGCGCCAGAACATCGAACAGGCCGCCCGCACCATCGCCGGATTAACAGAACAGTGGCGCGTGGTGCTGGTGCACGGCAACGGGCCGCAGGTCGGGCTGCTGGCGCTGCAGAACAGCGCCTACGACAAAGTCACGCCCTACCCGCTGGACGTTCTCGGCGCCGAAAGCCAGGGAATGATCGGCTACATGCTCCAGCAGGCGCTGAAAAACAATCTGCCGCAGCGCGAGGTGAGCGTCCTGCTCACGCAGGTGGAAGTGGACGCCGCCGACCCGGCCTTCAGCAACCCGACCAAATACATCGGCCCGGTGTACAGCGAAGCCCAGGCGAAAAGCCTGGCGGCGGAAAAAGGCTGGGTGTTCAAGGCCGACGGCAGCTACGTCCGCCGCGTGGTGCCATCACCGCAGCCGAAACGCATCGTCGAGAGCGACGCCATCACGGCGCTGATCCAGCGCGATCACCTGGTGATCTGCAACGGCGGAGGCGGCGTGCCGGTAGTGGAGAACGCCAACGGCTATCGCGGCATTGAGGCGGTGATCGACAAAGACCTCTCCGCCGCCCTGCTGGCACGCCAGATCGAGGCCGACGCCCTGCTGATCCTGACCGATGCCGACGCGGTGTACCTCGACTGGGGCAAGCCGACCCAACGCCCGCTGGCGCAGGTGACGCCGGAGCTGCTCAGAGGCATGCAGTTCGACGCCGGATCGATGGGGCCGAAAGTGGCCGCCTGCCGCGAGTTTGTTGAAGCCTGCAACGGCATTGCCGGGATCGGCGCGCTGGCCGACGGCGCGGAGATCCTGGCGGGCGAGAAAGGCACGTTGATTCGTAATTGA
- a CDS encoding YhcH/YjgK/YiaL family protein, producing the protein MIIGNIHHLQPWLPDALRQAIEHVKAHVTDATPLGKHDINGSSLFYLVSEDMTQPFVERRAEYHARYLDIQIVMKGQEGMTFSTLPHGTPDTDWLAEKDIAFLPEGEQEKTVVLSEGDFVVFWPGEVHKPLCAVGAPAKVRKVVVKMLIG; encoded by the coding sequence ATGATTATCGGCAACATCCACCATCTGCAGCCCTGGCTGCCTGACGCGCTGCGCCAGGCCATTGAGCACGTTAAAGCCCACGTCACCGACGCCACGCCGCTCGGCAAGCACGACATCAACGGCAGCAGCCTGTTTTATCTGGTCTCGGAAGATATGACCCAGCCGTTCGTCGAGCGCCGCGCCGAGTACCACGCGCGCTATCTGGATATCCAGATCGTGATGAAGGGGCAGGAGGGGATGACCTTCAGCACCCTGCCGCACGGCACGCCGGACACCGACTGGTTGGCGGAGAAAGACATCGCGTTCCTGCCGGAAGGCGAGCAGGAAAAAACCGTGGTGCTGAGCGAAGGGGATTTTGTGGTGTTCTGGCCGGGTGAAGTGCATAAGCCGCTGTGCGCGGTGGGCGCGCCTGCGAAGGTGCGCAAGGTTGTTGTGAAGATGCTGATCGGCTAA
- the ridA gene encoding 2-iminobutanoate/2-iminopropanoate deaminase, which produces MSKVLATENAPAAIGPYVQGVDLGSMIITSGQIPVNPKTGAVPEDVAAQARQSLENVQAIVESAGLKVGDIVKTTVFVKDLNDFATVNATYEAFFTEHNATFPARSCVEVARLPKDVKIEIEAIAVRR; this is translated from the coding sequence ATGAGCAAAGTACTCGCGACGGAAAATGCACCAGCGGCTATCGGCCCTTACGTTCAGGGCGTTGATCTGGGTAGCATGATCATCACTTCCGGTCAGATCCCGGTGAACCCAAAAACCGGCGCGGTGCCGGAAGACGTCGCGGCACAGGCGCGTCAGTCGCTGGAAAACGTGCAGGCTATCGTTGAATCTGCCGGTCTGAAAGTGGGCGATATCGTGAAAACCACCGTTTTCGTGAAGGATCTGAACGATTTCGCGACCGTTAACGCCACTTACGAAGCGTTCTTCACCGAGCACAACGCCACCTTCCCGGCGCGCTCCTGCGTGGAAGTGGCCCGTCTGCCAAAAGACGTGAAAATTGAAATCGAAGCGATTGCGGTACGTCGCTAA
- the arcA gene encoding arginine deiminase, which produces MEKHYVGSEIGQLRSVMLHRPNLSLKRLTPSNCQELLFDDVLSVERAGEEHDIFANTLREQGVEVLLLTDLLTQTLDIAEAKAWLLDTQISDYRLGPTFAGDVRGWLADMPHRELARRLSGGLTYGEIPAAIKNMVVDTHTANDFIMKPLPNHLFTRDTSCWIYNGVSINPMAKPARQRETNNLRAIYRWHPAFADGDFIKYFGDENINYDHATLEGGDVLVIGRGAVLIGMSERTTPQGVEFLANSLFKHRQAERVIAVELPKHRSCMHLDTVMTHIDVDTFSVYPEVVRKDAQCWTLTPDGRGGLLRTQETDLLHAIEKALGINQVRLITTGGDAFEAEREQWNDANNVLTIRPGMVIGYERNVWTNEKYDKAGITVLPIPGDELGRGRGGARCMSCPLERDGI; this is translated from the coding sequence ATGGAAAAGCATTACGTCGGTTCTGAAATTGGTCAATTGCGTAGCGTTATGCTGCATCGTCCTAATTTAAGTCTGAAACGTTTAACGCCATCAAACTGTCAGGAGCTGCTTTTCGATGACGTGCTCTCGGTTGAGCGGGCGGGTGAGGAGCATGACATCTTCGCCAACACGCTGCGCGAGCAGGGTGTGGAAGTCCTGCTGTTGACCGACCTTCTGACACAAACCCTTGATATTGCAGAAGCGAAAGCCTGGCTTCTGGATACCCAAATCTCTGACTATCGCCTCGGTCCGACCTTTGCCGGCGACGTCCGCGGCTGGCTGGCGGATATGCCGCACCGCGAACTGGCGCGCAGACTGAGCGGCGGATTAACCTACGGCGAAATTCCGGCGGCCATTAAAAATATGGTGGTGGATACCCACACGGCGAATGATTTTATTATGAAGCCGCTGCCGAACCATTTATTTACCCGCGATACCTCGTGCTGGATTTATAACGGCGTTTCTATTAACCCCATGGCGAAACCGGCCCGTCAGCGTGAAACCAATAACCTGCGGGCAATATATCGCTGGCACCCGGCGTTTGCCGACGGCGATTTTATTAAGTATTTCGGCGACGAGAATATTAATTACGACCACGCCACGCTAGAAGGCGGCGACGTACTGGTGATTGGCCGCGGGGCGGTATTGATCGGCATGTCCGAACGCACGACGCCGCAGGGCGTGGAGTTCCTCGCCAACAGCCTGTTCAAACACCGTCAGGCCGAGCGCGTGATCGCCGTTGAGCTGCCAAAACACCGCTCCTGCATGCACCTCGACACCGTGATGACCCACATCGACGTGGACACCTTCTCCGTCTACCCGGAAGTGGTGCGCAAGGACGCCCAGTGCTGGACGCTCACCCCGGACGGACGCGGCGGCCTGCTGCGCACTCAGGAAACCGACCTGCTGCACGCCATCGAGAAAGCGCTCGGCATTAACCAGGTGCGCCTGATCACCACCGGCGGCGACGCCTTTGAAGCCGAACGCGAGCAGTGGAACGACGCCAACAACGTGCTGACCATCCGCCCGGGCATGGTGATCGGCTACGAGCGCAACGTCTGGACCAACGAGAAGTACGACAAAGCGGGCATCACCGTGCTGCCTATCCCGGGCGATGAGCTCGGACGCGGCCGCGGCGGCGCGCGCTGCATGAGCTGCCCGCTGGAACGCGACGGAATTTAA
- a CDS encoding pyrBI operon leader peptide → MVKRVRHNVLPRLKSDAGLPFFFPLLNLFPEPLI, encoded by the coding sequence ATGGTCAAGCGTGTACGACATAACGTCTTACCGCGTCTGAAATCAGACGCTGGCCTGCCGTTTTTCTTCCCGTTGCTAAACCTATTCCCAGAGCCCCTCATTTGA
- the pyrB gene encoding aspartate carbamoyltransferase, with translation MNPLYQKHIISINDLSREELELVLETAAKLKANPQPELLKHKVIASCFFEASTRTRLSFETSMHRLGASVVGFSDSSNTSLGKKGETLADTISVISTYVDAIVMRHPQEGAARLATEFSGGIPVLNAGDGANQHPTQTLLDLFTIQETQGKLENLNIAMVGDLKYGRTVHSLTQALAKFNGNRFFFIAPDALAMPQYILDMLDEKGIQWSLHASIEEVMSHVDILYMTRVQKERLDPSEYANVKAQFVLRASDLEGARDNMKVLHPLPRIDEITTDVDKTPHAWYFQQAGNGIFARQALLALVLNRELAL, from the coding sequence ATGAATCCGCTTTATCAAAAACACATCATTTCCATAAACGACCTCAGCCGCGAAGAGCTGGAACTGGTTCTGGAAACCGCGGCAAAACTGAAGGCCAATCCGCAACCGGAGCTGCTGAAGCACAAGGTGATTGCGAGCTGCTTCTTCGAAGCCTCGACCCGCACCCGCCTCTCCTTTGAAACCTCCATGCACCGCCTGGGCGCGAGCGTGGTGGGCTTCTCGGACAGCAGCAACACGTCGCTGGGTAAAAAAGGCGAAACCCTGGCGGACACCATTTCAGTGATCAGCACCTACGTCGACGCGATTGTGATGCGTCACCCGCAGGAGGGCGCGGCGCGCCTGGCGACCGAATTTTCCGGCGGCATTCCGGTACTGAACGCCGGTGACGGTGCCAACCAGCACCCAACGCAGACCCTGCTGGATCTGTTCACCATTCAGGAGACGCAGGGCAAGCTCGAGAACCTGAATATCGCCATGGTCGGCGACCTGAAATATGGCCGCACCGTCCACTCCCTGACCCAGGCGCTGGCGAAATTTAACGGCAACCGCTTCTTCTTCATCGCGCCTGACGCGCTGGCGATGCCGCAGTACATTCTCGACATGCTGGACGAAAAAGGCATTCAGTGGAGCCTGCACGCCAGCATCGAAGAGGTGATGAGCCACGTGGATATTCTCTACATGACCCGCGTGCAGAAAGAGCGTCTGGATCCGTCCGAATACGCCAACGTGAAGGCGCAGTTCGTGCTGCGCGCCAGCGACCTCGAGGGCGCGCGCGACAATATGAAGGTGCTGCATCCGCTGCCGCGCATCGATGAGATCACCACAGACGTGGATAAGACGCCGCACGCCTGGTACTTCCAGCAGGCCGGAAATGGCATCTTCGCCCGCCAGGCGTTACTGGCACTGGTTCTGAATCGCGAATTGGCACTGTAA
- the argF gene encoding ornithine carbamoyltransferase translates to MSDLYKKHFLKLLDFTPAQFTSLLTLAAQLKADKKNGKEVQKLTGKNIALIFEKDSTRTRCSFEVAAFDQGARVTYLGPSGSQIGHKESIKDTARVLGRMYDGIQYRGHGQEVVETLAQYAGVPVWNGLTNEFHPTQLLADLLTMQEHLPGKAFNEMTLVYAGDARNNMGNSMLEAAALTGLDLRLVAPKACWPEESLVAECSALAEKHGGKIVLTEDVAAGVKGADFIYTDVWVSMGEAKEKWAERIALLRGYQVNAQMMALTGNPNVKFLHCLPAFHDDQTTLGKQMAKEFDLHGGMEVTDEVFESAASIVFDQAENRMHTIKAVMVATLGE, encoded by the coding sequence ATGTCCGATTTATACAAGAAACACTTTCTGAAATTGCTCGACTTTACCCCTGCACAGTTCACTTCTCTGCTGACCCTTGCCGCACAGCTCAAAGCCGATAAAAAAAATGGCAAGGAAGTACAGAAGCTTACCGGTAAAAACATCGCGCTCATCTTCGAAAAAGACTCGACCCGTACACGTTGCTCTTTCGAAGTTGCCGCATTTGACCAGGGCGCGCGCGTCACCTATTTAGGGCCGAGCGGCAGCCAGATTGGGCATAAAGAGTCAATTAAGGACACCGCGCGGGTGCTCGGGCGGATGTACGACGGCATTCAGTATCGCGGTCACGGCCAGGAAGTGGTCGAAACGCTGGCGCAGTACGCGGGCGTGCCGGTGTGGAACGGGCTGACCAACGAGTTCCACCCGACCCAGCTGCTGGCGGACCTGCTAACCATGCAGGAGCACCTGCCGGGCAAGGCGTTTAACGAGATGACGCTGGTCTACGCGGGCGACGCGCGCAACAACATGGGCAACTCGATGCTGGAAGCGGCAGCGCTGACCGGGCTGGATCTGCGCCTGGTGGCCCCGAAAGCCTGCTGGCCGGAAGAGAGCCTGGTGGCGGAGTGCAGCGCGCTGGCGGAGAAGCACGGCGGGAAGATTGTCCTGACGGAAGACGTGGCGGCAGGCGTGAAGGGCGCGGACTTTATCTATACCGACGTCTGGGTGTCGATGGGCGAAGCCAAAGAGAAGTGGGCGGAGCGGATTGCGCTGCTGCGCGGGTATCAGGTGAACGCGCAGATGATGGCGCTGACCGGCAACCCGAACGTGAAGTTCCTGCACTGTCTGCCGGCGTTCCATGACGACCAGACCACGCTCGGCAAGCAGATGGCGAAAGAGTTCGACCTGCACGGCGGGATGGAAGTGACGGACGAGGTGTTTGAGTCGGCGGCGAGCATCGTGTTCGACCAGGCGGAAAACCGGATGCACACGATTAAGGCGGTGATGGTGGCGACGCTTGGGGAGTGA